One window of Pocillopora verrucosa isolate sample1 chromosome 9, ASM3666991v2, whole genome shotgun sequence genomic DNA carries:
- the LOC131793655 gene encoding guided entry of tail-anchored proteins factor 1-like isoform X2 yields MAVSMVVFVLAYVFVMRILYKSSGFLADWLPRLLMSKEQNGSHLKDTIIQLKNEQMKISAQDEFAQYMRLERKIKKLNEELSQIVKQRSEKITVRSKILTAIFMGLLGVCHMAFVFVYRKEPVVLLPVQWFYPLNRILAFPTGIPGAVGLPCWIVTSNKIISTVLF; encoded by the exons ATGGCGGTCTCAATGGTTGTGTTCGTGCTCGCGTATGTATTTGTTATGAGAATTCTTTACAAATCGTCCGGATTTCTGGCTGACTGG TTACCAAGACTCTTGATGAGTAAAGAACAGAATGGGAGTCACCTAAAAGACACAATCATTCAACTGAAGAATGAACAAATGAAGATAAGTGCTCAG gatgaGTTTGCTCAATACATGcgccttgaaagaaaaattaagaaattgaaTGAGGAGCTGTCACAAATAG tGAAACAGAGAAGTGAGAAGATTACAGTTAGGAGTAAAATATTAACAGCAATATTTATGGGACTACTG GGAGTCTGTCATATGGCATTTGTGTTTGTGTACAGAAAGGAGCCAGTGGTGTTGTTACCTGTGCAATGGTTCTATCCACTCAACAGAATTTTAGCCTTCCCTACTGGAATACCTG GGGCTGTTGGACTTCCATGCTGGATTGTTACATCAAATAAAATCATCTCAACTGTGCTGTTTTGA
- the LOC131793655 gene encoding guided entry of tail-anchored proteins factor 1-like isoform X1 — protein sequence MAVSMVVFVLAYVFVMRILYKSSGFLADWLPRLLMSKEQNGSHLKDTIIQLKNEQMKISAQDEFAQYMRLERKIKKLNEELSQIVKQRSEKITVRSKILTAIFMGLLKGASGVVTCAMVLSTQQNFSLPYWNTWGCWTSMLDCYIK from the exons ATGGCGGTCTCAATGGTTGTGTTCGTGCTCGCGTATGTATTTGTTATGAGAATTCTTTACAAATCGTCCGGATTTCTGGCTGACTGG TTACCAAGACTCTTGATGAGTAAAGAACAGAATGGGAGTCACCTAAAAGACACAATCATTCAACTGAAGAATGAACAAATGAAGATAAGTGCTCAG gatgaGTTTGCTCAATACATGcgccttgaaagaaaaattaagaaattgaaTGAGGAGCTGTCACAAATAG tGAAACAGAGAAGTGAGAAGATTACAGTTAGGAGTAAAATATTAACAGCAATATTTATGGGACTACTG AAAGGAGCCAGTGGTGTTGTTACCTGTGCAATGGTTCTATCCACTCAACAGAATTTTAGCCTTCCCTACTGGAATACCTG GGGCTGTTGGACTTCCATGCTGGATTGTTACATCAAATAA